The proteins below are encoded in one region of Ostrea edulis chromosome 3, xbOstEdul1.1, whole genome shotgun sequence:
- the LOC125675526 gene encoding uncharacterized protein LOC125675526 isoform X1, with the protein MHHLGIFLAVLLCHGVVMSSAVCDDVDHLACQRLSRVSDVCNDSCFAKHCKRTCGTCPLKCYHCNNELTAHTCNTTLVCPSGTDKCIITRGVTINFLPSFKSGCAGNKVCRQLFGVSKGKRQTVAGQCCESDLCNNQLSHTRSVMRPERTQGSLTMNTNAELSRECHEVDSTACKLMKQKNSTICDEPCMVQACPQTCGKCSTCYSCDVVDHPSNCIDTTVCEPNEKCYSMKDFSTTMGYVYKTGCLDAGTCMKLRTELGNVFGRRRDYIEFPVDGDCCDGDLCNKVELRHPTTTTTTTTTTTTTPTTTTTPTPSKDPIGCTYLPFQHCPDTHTHINNRCFMVSEHPLNFTDAQSIPILVIPNDGETVTVQNAVYDQRYCYYHCSTMAEGIDPTQLDDIETYIARRLNGKADYIYIGAVDRLHDGRFVWIISGEAAAKPTRPLYNSYCGKLDYRQGTIHPVSCTSPNYVLCETPLK; encoded by the exons ATGCACCATCTCGGGATCTTTCTCGCAG TTTTACTATGTCATGGAGTAGTTATGTCTTCTGCTGTATGCGATGACGTCGACCATCTCGCATGCCAAAGACTGTCCCGAGTGTCTGACGTCTGCAACGACTCGTGTTTCGCTAAACACTGTAAGCGCACATGTGGAACATGTC CTCTAAAGTGTTACCATTGCAACAACGAGCTGACTGCGCATACCTGTAACACTACGCTGGTTTGTCCATCAGGTACTGAT AAATGCATAATTACACGGGGTGTAACTATTAATTTTTTACCTTCCTTTAAATCTGGATGTGCTGGAAACAAA GTTTGTCGTCAGCTGTTTGGGGTGAGTAAAGGCAAGAGACAAACCGTTGCAGGCCAATGTTGTGAAAGCGATTTATGTAACAATCAACTATCACATACCAGAAGTGTCATGAGACCAGAGAGAACACAAGGCTCACTCACGATGAATACAAATGCAGAATTATCCAGAG AATGCCATGAAGTTGATTCCACTGCTTGTAAATTAATGAAACAGAAAAACAGTACTATTTGTGACGAACCCTGCATGGTTCAGGCTTGTCCCCAGACGTGTGGGAAATGCA GCACTTGTTATTCTTGTGATGTGGTAGATCACCCCAGTAACTGTATCGATACCACCGTTTGTGAACCCAATGAG aaatgcTATTCAATGAAGGATTTTTCTACCACGATGGGTTATGTCTACAAAACGGGCTGTCTCGATGCAGGA ACTTGTATGAAACTCCGCACAGAACTAGGCAATGTATTTGGAAGGCGTCGAGACTACATAGAATTTCCAGTAGATGGAGATTGTTGTGATGGAGATCTTTGTAACAAAGTGGAATTGAGACACCCAACGACGACAACGACGACCACGACGACAACTACTACGACACCTACAACGACTACTACTCCGACACCATCTAAGGATCcgattg gGTGCACATATTTACCCTTTCAGCATTGTCCTGATACACACACTCACATCAATAATAGGTGCTTCATGGTTTCAGAGCATCCCTTAAATTTTACAGATGCTCAG TCAATTCCTATTTTGGTCATACCTAATGATGGAGAAACAGTAACAGTTCAAAATGCTGTTTATGACCAG AGATACTGTTATTATCACTGCTCTACAATGGCGGAGGGCATTGATCCAACACAGCTAGATGATATTGAGACCTACATTGCCAGACGATTAAATG GTAAAGCAGATTACATTTACATTGGTGCCGTTGATCGTCTGCACGACGGAAGATTTGTTTGGATTATATCTGGCGAAGCAGCAGCGAAACCGACTAGACCCCTGTACAACTCGTACTGTGGAAAGCTAGATTATCGCCAAGGAACAATACACCCTGTGTCATGTACAAGTCCAAACTACGTTTTGTGTGAAACtcctttgaaataa
- the LOC125675526 gene encoding uncharacterized protein LOC125675526 isoform X3 produces the protein MHHLGIFLAVMSSAVCDDVDHLACQRLSRVSDVCNDSCFAKHCKRTCGTCPLKCYHCNNELTAHTCNTTLVCPSGTDKCIITRGVTINFLPSFKSGCAGNKVCRQLFGVSKGKRQTVAGQCCESDLCNNQLSHTRSVMRPERTQGSLTMNTNAELSRECHEVDSTACKLMKQKNSTICDEPCMVQACPQTCGKCSTCYSCDVVDHPSNCIDTTVCEPNEKCYSMKDFSTTMGYVYKTGCLDAGTCMKLRTELGNVFGRRRDYIEFPVDGDCCDGDLCNKVELRHPTTTTTTTTTTTTTPTTTTTPTPSKDPIGCTYLPFQHCPDTHTHINNRCFMVSEHPLNFTDAQRYCYYHCSTMAEGIDPTQLDDIETYIARRLNGKADYIYIGAVDRLHDGRFVWIISGEAAAKPTRPLYNSYCGKLDYRQGTIHPVSCTSPNYVLCETPLK, from the exons ATGCACCATCTCGGGATCTTTCTCGCAG TTATGTCTTCTGCTGTATGCGATGACGTCGACCATCTCGCATGCCAAAGACTGTCCCGAGTGTCTGACGTCTGCAACGACTCGTGTTTCGCTAAACACTGTAAGCGCACATGTGGAACATGTC CTCTAAAGTGTTACCATTGCAACAACGAGCTGACTGCGCATACCTGTAACACTACGCTGGTTTGTCCATCAGGTACTGAT AAATGCATAATTACACGGGGTGTAACTATTAATTTTTTACCTTCCTTTAAATCTGGATGTGCTGGAAACAAA GTTTGTCGTCAGCTGTTTGGGGTGAGTAAAGGCAAGAGACAAACCGTTGCAGGCCAATGTTGTGAAAGCGATTTATGTAACAATCAACTATCACATACCAGAAGTGTCATGAGACCAGAGAGAACACAAGGCTCACTCACGATGAATACAAATGCAGAATTATCCAGAG AATGCCATGAAGTTGATTCCACTGCTTGTAAATTAATGAAACAGAAAAACAGTACTATTTGTGACGAACCCTGCATGGTTCAGGCTTGTCCCCAGACGTGTGGGAAATGCA GCACTTGTTATTCTTGTGATGTGGTAGATCACCCCAGTAACTGTATCGATACCACCGTTTGTGAACCCAATGAG aaatgcTATTCAATGAAGGATTTTTCTACCACGATGGGTTATGTCTACAAAACGGGCTGTCTCGATGCAGGA ACTTGTATGAAACTCCGCACAGAACTAGGCAATGTATTTGGAAGGCGTCGAGACTACATAGAATTTCCAGTAGATGGAGATTGTTGTGATGGAGATCTTTGTAACAAAGTGGAATTGAGACACCCAACGACGACAACGACGACCACGACGACAACTACTACGACACCTACAACGACTACTACTCCGACACCATCTAAGGATCcgattg gGTGCACATATTTACCCTTTCAGCATTGTCCTGATACACACACTCACATCAATAATAGGTGCTTCATGGTTTCAGAGCATCCCTTAAATTTTACAGATGCTCAG AGATACTGTTATTATCACTGCTCTACAATGGCGGAGGGCATTGATCCAACACAGCTAGATGATATTGAGACCTACATTGCCAGACGATTAAATG GTAAAGCAGATTACATTTACATTGGTGCCGTTGATCGTCTGCACGACGGAAGATTTGTTTGGATTATATCTGGCGAAGCAGCAGCGAAACCGACTAGACCCCTGTACAACTCGTACTGTGGAAAGCTAGATTATCGCCAAGGAACAATACACCCTGTGTCATGTACAAGTCCAAACTACGTTTTGTGTGAAACtcctttgaaataa
- the LOC125675526 gene encoding uncharacterized protein LOC125675526 isoform X2: protein MHHLGIFLAVLLCHGVVMSSAVCDDVDHLACQRLSRVSDVCNDSCFAKHCKRTCGTCPLKCYHCNNELTAHTCNTTLVCPSGTDKCIITRGVTINFLPSFKSGCAGNKVCRQLFGVSKGKRQTVAGQCCESDLCNNQLSHTRSVMRPERTQGSLTMNTNAELSRECHEVDSTACKLMKQKNSTICDEPCMVQACPQTCGKCSTCYSCDVVDHPSNCIDTTVCEPNEKCYSMKDFSTTMGYVYKTGCLDAGTCMKLRTELGNVFGRRRDYIEFPVDGDCCDGDLCNKVELRHPTTTTTTTTTTTTTPTTTTTPTPSKDPIGCTYLPFQHCPDTHTHINNRCFMVSEHPLNFTDAQRYCYYHCSTMAEGIDPTQLDDIETYIARRLNGKADYIYIGAVDRLHDGRFVWIISGEAAAKPTRPLYNSYCGKLDYRQGTIHPVSCTSPNYVLCETPLK from the exons ATGCACCATCTCGGGATCTTTCTCGCAG TTTTACTATGTCATGGAGTAGTTATGTCTTCTGCTGTATGCGATGACGTCGACCATCTCGCATGCCAAAGACTGTCCCGAGTGTCTGACGTCTGCAACGACTCGTGTTTCGCTAAACACTGTAAGCGCACATGTGGAACATGTC CTCTAAAGTGTTACCATTGCAACAACGAGCTGACTGCGCATACCTGTAACACTACGCTGGTTTGTCCATCAGGTACTGAT AAATGCATAATTACACGGGGTGTAACTATTAATTTTTTACCTTCCTTTAAATCTGGATGTGCTGGAAACAAA GTTTGTCGTCAGCTGTTTGGGGTGAGTAAAGGCAAGAGACAAACCGTTGCAGGCCAATGTTGTGAAAGCGATTTATGTAACAATCAACTATCACATACCAGAAGTGTCATGAGACCAGAGAGAACACAAGGCTCACTCACGATGAATACAAATGCAGAATTATCCAGAG AATGCCATGAAGTTGATTCCACTGCTTGTAAATTAATGAAACAGAAAAACAGTACTATTTGTGACGAACCCTGCATGGTTCAGGCTTGTCCCCAGACGTGTGGGAAATGCA GCACTTGTTATTCTTGTGATGTGGTAGATCACCCCAGTAACTGTATCGATACCACCGTTTGTGAACCCAATGAG aaatgcTATTCAATGAAGGATTTTTCTACCACGATGGGTTATGTCTACAAAACGGGCTGTCTCGATGCAGGA ACTTGTATGAAACTCCGCACAGAACTAGGCAATGTATTTGGAAGGCGTCGAGACTACATAGAATTTCCAGTAGATGGAGATTGTTGTGATGGAGATCTTTGTAACAAAGTGGAATTGAGACACCCAACGACGACAACGACGACCACGACGACAACTACTACGACACCTACAACGACTACTACTCCGACACCATCTAAGGATCcgattg gGTGCACATATTTACCCTTTCAGCATTGTCCTGATACACACACTCACATCAATAATAGGTGCTTCATGGTTTCAGAGCATCCCTTAAATTTTACAGATGCTCAG AGATACTGTTATTATCACTGCTCTACAATGGCGGAGGGCATTGATCCAACACAGCTAGATGATATTGAGACCTACATTGCCAGACGATTAAATG GTAAAGCAGATTACATTTACATTGGTGCCGTTGATCGTCTGCACGACGGAAGATTTGTTTGGATTATATCTGGCGAAGCAGCAGCGAAACCGACTAGACCCCTGTACAACTCGTACTGTGGAAAGCTAGATTATCGCCAAGGAACAATACACCCTGTGTCATGTACAAGTCCAAACTACGTTTTGTGTGAAACtcctttgaaataa